The Geotalea uraniireducens Rf4 genome window below encodes:
- a CDS encoding PilZ domain-containing protein, whose translation MSPMDKRKYKRIDFHASAVIIQNNETISGEVENLSTRGVYVKTHGSASIVTDGDALVSIRLSDGATTLTVTIPAKIARVAEDGIAFHSPHISIYPILHLEHLFIYHKGKPQQLTVDFCEYICSMPSAGNRSVFE comes from the coding sequence ATGAGCCCAATGGACAAAAGAAAATACAAAAGAATAGATTTCCATGCCTCGGCAGTTATCATACAAAATAATGAAACAATCAGTGGCGAAGTAGAAAACTTGAGTACCAGGGGCGTATACGTAAAGACACACGGTTCGGCGTCAATTGTTACCGACGGTGACGCCCTCGTCTCAATTCGTTTATCAGATGGAGCGACCACGCTGACGGTAACCATACCGGCAAAAATTGCCCGCGTGGCTGAAGACGGCATTGCTTTCCATTCACCTCATATCAGCATATATCCGATCCTGCACCTGGAACATCTTTTTATTTACCATAAAGGCAAACCCCAGCAACTTACCGTGGATTTTTGCGAATATATCTGCTCCATGCCATCAGCCGGCAACCGATCGGTATTCGAGTAG
- a CDS encoding NosD domain-containing protein, with amino-acid sequence MKCLAGYVMGVIVFALLSLFPLLSLAAEVEGVVLCDNGPVDDPRVLAYGTLQESAGGTPLYRSVADEKPGYFRLELPPGKYYLTAAGTFHGAEYFSFHGANPVIVNDEKLWIPFTVTPRTNASVKAADSTKLGGTVTFKGKPVADAQVSLYAASEGQFKGMGLLTRTTGENGAFSFAPEAGDYVVVARKRVAAKGEMPLKKGDLFCYYAGNPLSVAAGKETNIEIPCHPKDDLQAFLEDWSRVKRVNAGLARFRDKASEEAEPFSIAGRVTDLHGKPVAGLYVTAYQGEPGRIFQMHFLRLKSDYMARTDKNGRYTIGVKEKGIYYLVARELGGESPLKGELYGLYEGNVDHAVTVEQPLVNADIAVGRVMAEAPRKPVPGASHHQRYKTLRLGDTVVEQDTEWSGRIEISGRVVVKRGVTLTVRPGTVVSFRRIDRNNDGIGDGEIRVLGRIVAKGTPGRRIRFTSAERVPRKEDWSYLLLFTSGAENIIEQCIFEYAFTGLQAHFSRAVIRDSLFLKNREGLRFGRAELLIEHNDIMGNTYGIRHTRLEGPVTIARNRISGNEVGIFFVPSNQNMVNFSPQRYAVDPQLEMLPLVEQNNIDRNSRYNYQLGERQGYDVSFGRNWWGTIAESDIYAKLYDKKNDDSLGKVNVRPYLKAPVRGAGARGR; translated from the coding sequence GTGAAATGCCTTGCCGGATATGTGATGGGCGTCATCGTTTTCGCCCTGCTGTCGCTTTTCCCGCTGCTGTCTCTGGCCGCAGAGGTGGAGGGCGTGGTGTTGTGCGACAATGGACCGGTCGATGATCCCCGGGTTCTCGCTTACGGCACGTTGCAGGAGAGCGCCGGTGGGACGCCCCTCTATCGCTCCGTTGCCGACGAGAAGCCGGGTTACTTCAGGCTTGAACTCCCCCCGGGAAAATACTACCTGACGGCTGCGGGAACCTTTCATGGTGCGGAATATTTTTCGTTTCACGGTGCAAACCCGGTCATCGTGAACGATGAAAAACTCTGGATTCCCTTTACTGTAACGCCGCGGACAAACGCGTCGGTCAAGGCTGCGGACTCGACAAAGCTTGGCGGCACGGTTACCTTCAAGGGTAAGCCGGTCGCCGATGCCCAGGTATCTCTCTATGCCGCCTCTGAAGGGCAGTTCAAGGGAATGGGGCTTCTGACCCGGACTACCGGAGAAAACGGCGCGTTCAGCTTTGCTCCCGAAGCGGGTGATTACGTGGTTGTGGCGAGAAAGAGGGTGGCGGCAAAGGGGGAGATGCCGCTCAAAAAGGGGGATCTCTTCTGTTACTATGCAGGTAATCCCCTGTCTGTTGCGGCCGGCAAAGAAACGAACATAGAAATCCCCTGCCATCCGAAGGATGACCTACAGGCCTTTCTTGAGGATTGGAGCCGGGTCAAAAGGGTCAACGCCGGTCTTGCCAGGTTCAGGGACAAGGCGTCGGAAGAGGCCGAACCGTTCAGCATCGCGGGGAGGGTCACCGATCTGCACGGCAAACCGGTGGCGGGCCTTTATGTGACGGCCTACCAGGGGGAGCCCGGCCGGATCTTCCAGATGCATTTTCTCCGTCTGAAGTCCGATTACATGGCCCGCACCGACAAAAATGGCCGCTACACCATCGGCGTCAAGGAAAAAGGAATCTATTACCTTGTTGCCCGGGAACTTGGCGGAGAATCACCGCTGAAAGGGGAGTTGTACGGCCTCTATGAAGGGAATGTCGACCATGCTGTCACCGTTGAACAGCCGCTCGTCAACGCGGACATCGCGGTCGGCAGGGTCATGGCCGAGGCTCCCCGTAAACCGGTCCCCGGCGCAAGTCACCACCAGCGGTACAAGACGCTGCGGCTCGGCGACACGGTTGTCGAGCAGGACACCGAATGGAGCGGCCGGATCGAGATTTCCGGGCGGGTGGTGGTGAAACGGGGAGTGACGCTTACGGTCAGGCCGGGGACCGTAGTGAGCTTCAGGCGGATCGACCGGAACAATGACGGCATAGGCGACGGCGAGATCCGGGTGCTCGGCCGGATCGTCGCCAAAGGGACCCCCGGCCGCAGGATCCGCTTCACTTCGGCGGAACGGGTTCCCCGCAAGGAAGACTGGTCCTATCTGCTCCTCTTTACATCGGGCGCGGAGAACATCATCGAGCAGTGCATTTTTGAATATGCCTTCACCGGCCTCCAGGCGCACTTTTCACGGGCTGTCATACGGGATTCGCTCTTTCTGAAAAACCGGGAGGGGCTCCGCTTCGGCAGGGCCGAACTGCTCATCGAGCATAACGACATCATGGGCAACACCTACGGCATCAGGCATACGAGGCTTGAAGGGCCGGTAACGATAGCCCGCAACAGGATCAGCGGGAATGAGGTTGGGATATTCTTCGTGCCGTCCAACCAGAACATGGTGAACTTCTCTCCGCAGAGGTACGCGGTTGACCCGCAGCTGGAGATGCTCCCCCTCGTCGAACAGAACAACATCGACAGAAACAGCAGGTACAACTACCAGCTCGGTGAACGGCAGGGGTATGACGTCTCCTTCGGGAGAAACTGGTGGGGTACGATAGCAGAGTCGGATATTTATGCTAAGCTGTATGACAAAAAGAACGATGACTCTTTGGGCAAGGTCAACGTGAGACCGTATCTGAAGGCCCCTGTGCGCGGCGCGGGGGCAAGGGGGAGATGA
- the recD gene encoding exodeoxyribonuclease V subunit alpha — protein MPVDSLNDIDRHFAAFICRLAGTDDRRLWLAAALVSQAVGSGHVCLDLGSAMASEPATEEGIGDPAAWGKQLRCWPVIGHPGDFTPLVLDRANRLYLHRYWRYEQQLAAALIRRGAEVPAAIDEALLKDGVRRLFPAQACGVTDWQRIAALAAVSRRFCVISGGPGTGKTSTVVKVLVLLLEQAAGEKCRIALAAPTGKAAARLKESILGARGSIDCSDAVRELLPTDVSTLHRLLGFVRGSSCFRHNRENPLPFDVIVVDEASMVSLPLMAKLVDALADNARLILLGDRDQLASVEAGAVLGDISNTGAVHGFSRTFCDLAGRISGDPLAAEPYAEEASHRLHDAIVVLRKSYRFAADSGIGALGNLVNEGNGAAAVALLRGKTFTDIALNGCPPAERLGETLAKSICAGYGPYLKGNGAGEAHERFGRFRILCALRQGPYGTETVNRLVEAALVREGLINPQGHRWYAGQPVMVTRNDYALQLFNGDIGIILPDPAVDNELRAFFPAADGALRSILPLRLPEHETAYAMTVHKSQGSEFDRVLLLLPDRQSDVLTRELIYTAITRAKTGVDLWAPDDLLMWAIERRIERKSGLRETLWG, from the coding sequence ATGCCTGTTGATAGCCTGAACGACATAGACCGCCACTTCGCCGCGTTCATCTGCCGCCTGGCGGGGACCGACGACCGGCGGCTGTGGCTTGCCGCTGCCCTCGTCAGCCAGGCGGTGGGGAGCGGTCATGTCTGCCTCGACCTCGGCTCCGCCATGGCGAGTGAGCCGGCCACGGAGGAGGGGATTGGCGATCCTGCAGCATGGGGGAAACAACTGCGCTGCTGGCCGGTGATCGGCCACCCCGGCGACTTCACCCCTCTCGTCCTCGACAGGGCCAACCGCCTCTATCTGCACCGTTACTGGCGCTATGAGCAACAACTGGCCGCGGCGCTCATTCGCCGGGGAGCGGAAGTCCCCGCCGCCATCGACGAGGCGCTGCTCAAGGACGGCGTCCGACGCCTGTTCCCGGCACAAGCATGCGGCGTGACCGACTGGCAGCGGATCGCGGCACTGGCAGCCGTCAGCCGGCGCTTCTGCGTCATTTCAGGAGGCCCCGGCACGGGAAAGACATCGACCGTTGTCAAGGTTCTGGTCCTGCTCCTCGAGCAGGCGGCAGGAGAGAAATGCCGGATCGCACTCGCTGCGCCGACCGGCAAGGCGGCGGCACGGCTCAAGGAGTCGATCCTGGGGGCGCGAGGCAGCATCGACTGCAGCGACGCCGTTCGGGAACTGCTCCCGACCGACGTTTCGACGCTCCACCGGCTCCTCGGCTTTGTCCGCGGTTCGAGCTGCTTCCGCCACAACCGGGAAAACCCGCTCCCCTTCGATGTGATCGTCGTCGATGAAGCGTCCATGGTATCGCTCCCGCTCATGGCCAAACTGGTCGATGCCCTGGCCGACAACGCCCGGCTCATCCTTCTCGGCGACCGGGACCAGCTCGCCTCGGTGGAAGCAGGGGCGGTGCTGGGCGACATCAGCAATACAGGCGCTGTTCATGGCTTTTCCCGCACCTTCTGCGATCTGGCCGGGCGGATATCCGGCGATCCCCTGGCAGCAGAACCTTATGCCGAGGAGGCGTCACACCGTCTTCACGATGCCATCGTCGTCCTGCGCAAGAGTTACCGCTTTGCCGCCGACAGCGGCATCGGCGCCCTCGGCAACCTGGTCAATGAAGGGAACGGTGCGGCGGCAGTAGCGCTCCTCAGGGGAAAGACGTTCACCGACATAGCCCTCAACGGATGTCCCCCCGCGGAAAGGCTCGGCGAAACCCTGGCGAAGAGCATCTGCGCCGGCTATGGACCCTACCTCAAGGGGAATGGGGCCGGCGAGGCGCATGAGCGGTTCGGTCGGTTCCGCATCCTTTGCGCCCTGCGCCAGGGGCCGTACGGGACAGAGACCGTCAATCGCCTGGTGGAAGCCGCGCTTGTCCGGGAAGGACTTATCAATCCTCAGGGACATCGCTGGTACGCGGGACAGCCGGTCATGGTGACCAGGAACGACTATGCGCTGCAGCTCTTCAATGGCGACATCGGCATCATCCTGCCCGATCCGGCCGTCGATAACGAGCTGCGTGCATTCTTTCCCGCCGCTGACGGCGCGTTGCGGTCGATCCTGCCGCTTCGCCTGCCGGAACACGAAACCGCCTATGCCATGACCGTTCACAAAAGCCAGGGTTCCGAATTCGACCGGGTGCTGCTCCTCTTGCCGGACCGGCAGTCGGACGTTCTCACCCGCGAACTGATTTATACGGCCATTACCCGGGCAAAGACAGGGGTAGATCTCTGGGCGCCGGACGATCTTCTGATGTGGGCAATTGAGCGGCGAATTGAGCGAAAATCCGGGCTTCGGGAGACACTCTGGGGATAA
- the brnA gene encoding type II toxin-antitoxin system BrnA family antitoxin, with the protein MKANEFDKLFDDGKDISKHLDVSKARRPEQEQKRVNVDFPLWMIHSLDKEARRLGVPRQSIIKVWVAERLEKAS; encoded by the coding sequence ATGAAAGCTAACGAATTTGACAAGTTATTTGACGACGGCAAGGATATTTCAAAGCACCTTGATGTGTCAAAGGCTAGAAGGCCTGAGCAGGAGCAGAAAAGAGTAAATGTGGATTTCCCTTTGTGGATGATCCACTCCCTGGACAAGGAAGCAAGACGTTTGGGCGTGCCCCGGCAATCCATCATCAAGGTCTGGGTAGCTGAGCGTCTGGAAAAGGCATCTTGA
- a CDS encoding carboxypeptidase-like regulatory domain-containing protein, giving the protein MGQARIFALFLLIFFMAATAGAAEQKTGFLSGRLMIKNGGPLADGMAFLFNHAAGPPPSPEKYWRVPDEIVPIDKDGRFKAELLEGKYYLGAIKRLAGKEIGPPQEGDFFLISRDTSGEPKTYLVNKGGETDVGTIAEAAPFKRATLKLKEGITAIEGTVVGPTGKPIDGALVFAFLTPSMVGKPVFVSERTDKDGKFLLRVFGSDHYYLKTRDVYGGGPPKVGSVIGSYGEDAPIAVNVKAGEIKKGIEIKVVRFTGQGPKQK; this is encoded by the coding sequence ATGGGGCAAGCGAGAATATTTGCACTGTTCCTGCTGATCTTTTTTATGGCAGCAACCGCCGGGGCGGCGGAACAGAAGACGGGTTTTCTTTCCGGGCGGCTGATGATAAAAAATGGCGGACCTCTTGCCGACGGTATGGCATTTTTGTTTAATCATGCGGCCGGGCCGCCACCCTCGCCGGAAAAATACTGGCGGGTCCCCGATGAGATAGTTCCCATAGACAAAGATGGGAGATTCAAGGCCGAACTCCTTGAAGGGAAATATTACCTCGGGGCGATAAAGAGGCTTGCAGGTAAAGAGATCGGCCCGCCGCAGGAAGGCGATTTTTTCCTCATCAGCAGGGACACCAGTGGCGAACCGAAGACGTACCTTGTTAACAAGGGGGGGGAGACGGACGTCGGCACCATTGCCGAGGCGGCCCCCTTCAAGCGGGCGACGCTCAAACTGAAAGAGGGGATTACAGCCATTGAAGGGACCGTTGTCGGTCCGACAGGAAAGCCGATTGATGGGGCGCTGGTCTTTGCTTTCCTGACACCGTCAATGGTGGGTAAGCCCGTTTTTGTTTCGGAGAGAACGGACAAGGACGGGAAATTCCTGCTCAGGGTGTTCGGCAGTGACCATTACTACCTGAAGACGAGGGACGTTTACGGCGGCGGCCCTCCCAAGGTCGGGTCGGTGATCGGCAGCTACGGCGAGGATGCGCCGATCGCAGTGAACGTAAAAGCCGGGGAAATCAAGAAGGGAATCGAGATCAAGGTGGTAAGGTTCACCGGCCAGGGGCCAAAGCAGAAATAA
- a CDS encoding BrnT family toxin has translation MEFEFDTKKSGSNKTKHGIDFDEAQALWDDPDLLEIPVITSDEPRYLVIGKILGKHWSAVITYRSDKARIISVRRSRKEEIDIYES, from the coding sequence ATGGAATTTGAATTCGACACCAAGAAAAGCGGCAGCAATAAAACAAAGCATGGGATTGACTTTGATGAAGCCCAAGCGCTCTGGGATGACCCCGATTTGCTGGAAATCCCTGTAATAACGAGCGATGAACCAAGATACCTGGTAATCGGGAAGATTTTGGGGAAGCATTGGTCAGCGGTTATTACGTACAGGAGCGACAAGGCAAGAATCATTTCCGTTCGCCGTTCTCGTAAAGAGGAGATTGATATCTATGAAAGCTAA
- the recB gene encoding exodeoxyribonuclease V subunit beta, which produces MNQFDLLHTPLAGRNLIEASAGTGKTFTIAGIYLRLVLERQLAVGDILVVTFTEAATKELRERIRERLREAENAFAIGTSSDRLLAGLLESAIDRAAARRLLTTALRSFDEASIFTIHGFCQRMLQENPFESGSLYDTELVTDQQGLLREIAADYWRINCYDAPGAAVQTALAAGLGPAALLKIAGRRAGSPFVTVIPQATFPLLPREGEIDPALLEAWLLALKRGFFDYLAAELPKRKRRANVRFFEDLLLDLHSALERNGSPLPRLIRERYRAALIDEFQDTDPVQFRIFDAVYPAGDETPFFLIGDPKQAIYSFRGADIFAYLEAAADTEQRHTLGENWRSEPALIQAVNGLFESRVEPFYFDDIHFSRVTPAEREIDLLTMDGKPDPAPFRLWFVNRREAGKPINKGDAWEMLPAAVAGEIARLLQDGSDGRLLIGERPVAPGDIAVLVRAHRQARLVQQALRQRGIPSVLCSAGNLFESDEAEEILRFLKAVAEPTNERLLKAALVTDMVGVSGDVLAGLLADENSWETVLAEFRLYHEIWTGNGCMAMAMRFLAVRRVRSRLLPLPAGERRLTNILHCFETIHEAAGEQNLGLEGVIAWLAERIAEEPKREEHEIRLETDAQAVQLVTIHKSKGLEYPVVFCPFCWAEFGGKEKTALFHDEQRTTVVDIGSPDLDAHRRQAAQEGLAESLRLLYVALTRARHRCYLAWGAFKDAGDSAMHYLLHPEALAVKGQVALSDEAMLDDLRRLAEAAESSIAVLPLPEADGISYTPPAVEPDVFTCRAFSGAIDQEWRVTSFTAFTTTAGHRPHIQEFPDRDETTLEADTGRLPAEPPPSGIFAFPKGAAAGIFFHEIFESLDFTAAAETASPLIAELLKKHSFPSDWRETVCSMVNNVLQTPLIQGKGVFTLADVPLGHRLTELEFFFPLAFISSERLKNVATRWNGMDLPLDMSELFSRLSFMPVKGMVRGFMDMVFEQGGRYYIVDWKSNHLGNRIEEYGQAQLQREMERNLYPLQYLLYTVAFNRYLQLRVDGYDYDRHFGGVYYIFLRGVDAGRGSGSGTFFDRPPRRVIEDLTEALIQ; this is translated from the coding sequence ATGAACCAGTTCGACCTCCTCCATACCCCGCTTGCCGGGCGCAATCTCATCGAGGCGAGCGCCGGCACCGGCAAGACCTTTACCATTGCCGGCATCTACCTGCGCCTTGTCCTGGAACGGCAGCTTGCGGTGGGGGATATCCTCGTCGTGACCTTTACCGAGGCGGCGACCAAGGAACTGCGCGAACGGATCAGGGAGCGGTTGCGTGAAGCGGAGAACGCCTTTGCCATTGGTACGAGCAGCGACCGGCTTCTTGCCGGACTTTTGGAAAGCGCCATTGACCGCGCCGCGGCCCGGAGGCTGTTGACCACGGCGCTCCGCTCCTTCGACGAAGCGTCGATCTTTACCATTCACGGCTTCTGCCAGCGGATGCTCCAGGAAAACCCCTTCGAGAGCGGCTCGCTCTACGATACCGAGCTGGTGACGGACCAGCAGGGTCTTCTCAGGGAGATTGCCGCGGATTACTGGCGGATCAACTGCTACGATGCGCCGGGTGCGGCAGTACAGACAGCGCTGGCTGCCGGCCTCGGACCGGCTGCGCTGCTGAAGATTGCCGGCCGCCGGGCCGGCTCACCGTTCGTCACCGTCATTCCGCAGGCGACGTTTCCCTTGCTCCCCAGGGAAGGGGAGATCGATCCGGCACTGCTTGAAGCCTGGCTCCTCGCCCTGAAACGGGGGTTCTTCGACTACCTGGCCGCAGAACTTCCCAAGCGGAAGCGGCGAGCCAACGTCCGTTTCTTCGAGGACCTCCTCCTCGATCTCCATTCTGCTCTGGAAAGGAACGGCTCCCCTCTCCCCCGGCTCATCCGGGAGCGTTACCGGGCGGCGCTCATCGACGAGTTCCAGGACACGGATCCGGTCCAGTTCAGGATCTTCGACGCCGTCTACCCGGCGGGGGACGAGACCCCCTTTTTCCTTATCGGCGACCCCAAGCAGGCCATTTACAGCTTCCGCGGCGCGGATATCTTCGCCTACCTGGAGGCGGCCGCGGACACGGAACAGCGCCATACCCTCGGGGAAAACTGGCGCTCAGAGCCGGCATTAATCCAGGCGGTCAACGGGCTGTTCGAATCACGTGTTGAGCCCTTTTACTTCGATGACATCCACTTCAGCCGTGTAACCCCGGCCGAGCGGGAGATCGATCTCCTCACCATGGACGGAAAACCGGACCCAGCCCCCTTCCGGCTCTGGTTCGTCAACCGCAGGGAGGCGGGGAAACCGATCAACAAGGGTGATGCCTGGGAAATGCTCCCCGCTGCTGTTGCAGGAGAAATCGCCCGGCTTTTGCAGGACGGGTCGGACGGGCGGCTCCTGATCGGCGAACGGCCGGTCGCTCCCGGCGATATTGCAGTCCTTGTCCGGGCCCATCGACAGGCGCGGCTCGTCCAGCAGGCGTTGCGGCAGCGGGGTATTCCCAGCGTGCTTTGCAGCGCCGGCAACCTCTTCGAGTCAGATGAAGCTGAGGAAATCCTCCGTTTCCTCAAAGCCGTCGCCGAACCCACCAACGAAAGGCTTCTCAAGGCCGCACTGGTCACCGACATGGTCGGCGTTTCCGGTGATGTTCTGGCCGGCCTCCTTGCCGACGAAAACAGCTGGGAGACGGTTTTGGCGGAGTTCCGCCTTTACCATGAGATCTGGACCGGCAACGGCTGCATGGCAATGGCAATGCGCTTTCTGGCGGTCCGCCGGGTACGGAGCCGCCTGCTCCCTCTCCCTGCCGGCGAAAGACGGCTGACCAACATCCTGCACTGCTTCGAGACCATCCATGAGGCAGCCGGCGAACAGAACCTGGGGCTGGAAGGGGTCATCGCCTGGCTCGCCGAGCGGATCGCCGAAGAGCCGAAACGGGAAGAGCATGAAATCCGCCTGGAGACCGACGCCCAGGCAGTGCAGCTGGTGACCATCCACAAGAGCAAGGGGCTGGAATACCCCGTCGTCTTCTGTCCTTTCTGCTGGGCCGAATTCGGCGGTAAAGAGAAGACTGCCCTCTTTCACGATGAGCAGCGCACGACGGTTGTGGACATCGGCTCCCCCGACCTGGACGCCCACCGGCGACAGGCGGCACAAGAGGGGCTGGCGGAAAGCCTCCGTCTGCTCTATGTGGCCCTCACCCGGGCCCGGCACCGCTGCTACCTGGCATGGGGTGCGTTCAAGGATGCCGGTGATTCGGCCATGCACTACCTCCTCCATCCAGAGGCTTTGGCGGTCAAGGGGCAGGTGGCGCTCAGCGACGAAGCGATGCTGGATGATCTCCGCCGCCTGGCCGAGGCCGCCGAAAGCAGCATAGCAGTGCTTCCCCTGCCCGAAGCGGACGGAATTTCTTATACCCCCCCTGCGGTAGAGCCCGATGTATTCACCTGCCGGGCCTTCAGCGGCGCCATCGACCAGGAGTGGCGGGTAACCAGCTTCACCGCCTTTACCACGACGGCCGGCCATCGCCCCCACATCCAGGAATTTCCCGACCGGGACGAAACAACGCTCGAAGCGGATACGGGGCGCCTGCCGGCGGAACCGCCACCATCAGGCATTTTTGCCTTCCCGAAAGGGGCTGCAGCCGGAATCTTTTTCCACGAGATCTTCGAATCGCTCGATTTCACCGCGGCGGCGGAGACAGCGTCTCCCCTCATCGCCGAGCTCCTGAAAAAGCACAGCTTCCCTTCGGATTGGCGGGAAACGGTCTGCTCCATGGTGAACAACGTGCTACAGACCCCGTTAATCCAGGGAAAAGGCGTGTTTACCCTGGCCGACGTACCACTCGGCCACCGGCTCACGGAGCTGGAATTCTTCTTCCCCCTCGCCTTCATCAGCTCCGAGCGGTTGAAGAACGTCGCGACGCGCTGGAACGGCATGGACCTGCCGCTGGACATGTCCGAGCTTTTCAGCCGGCTATCCTTCATGCCGGTCAAGGGGATGGTGCGCGGGTTCATGGACATGGTCTTCGAACAGGGGGGGCGCTACTACATCGTCGACTGGAAATCGAACCACCTGGGGAACCGGATCGAGGAGTACGGCCAGGCACAGCTCCAGCGGGAAATGGAAAGGAACCTCTATCCGCTCCAGTACCTGCTCTACACCGTCGCATTCAACCGCTACCTTCAGCTGCGGGTGGATGGGTACGACTACGACCGCCACTTCGGCGGGGTCTACTACATCTTCCTGCGCGGGGTCGATGCGGGGCGCGGGTCGGGGTCCGGCACTTTCTTCGATCGTCCGCCGCGCAGAGTCATCGAGGATTTGACGGAGGCACTGATTCAGTAG